The following DNA comes from Verrucomicrobiia bacterium.
AAGTGTCGAATGAGAAGAAATCGTTGGTATGGCATTCGGATTCGTAAAGCCTTTGTATCAGAGGAAAACTGGAAAATGGTTAATGAATATGGAGCCAGAGCTCTAATCTGGTGGAGTATACCTGTTTTGCTGGTGGGCTTGTTTTTGTCACTAGCCGCTTTCTTCATTAATTTTAGTCAGACTCCAAATATTATCTGGTTTTTGACTCCAACGTTGTTGAGTGTAGCTTTTATTTTAGGAGCGATTGTGCAAACTTTAATCTGGAGCAGGCATTTGCCTGATAAATAAAATATGATACTGGCTGAAATTGTTACTAGCACCACTCAAGTTTATAAAACTGGAATCGGTTTTGGTTCTGTTTTAGCGATTGTCTGTTCATGGCAACGCAATCGCTCTATTCTATGGGCGATTCTTGCGGGAATATTTTCGTGGTTTTATGTGATTTACTTTGCATTGACACGAAGGCCAGATGAATTGAAGTCAGAAAAATGAAGCGAGCTTACCAAATTGCTCTAGTCTGTGGGATTTTACCATTATTTATTGGCATTTTGATTTTTTTATTATGGCTTGTAACACGACAGAATTGGCTAATGGCAGTAGGCGTATTTACGATATGGCTTGGAGTTATAATGGTTTTGATAGGAGCGGTTGCATTAATTCGTTTTTGTTGGTTGGGTTTTCGGACATCGGAATTATCTAGGCGGCGTCTTTGGCTTTTAACTTTTGGTTGTGCGGCCTTGCTTTTTTCTAATTTTATAGTGGCTGGTGGCATCATGACGGCAGTTGTTGCTATTGAGACTCGTTATACGGTTACAATTCATAACGCATCTTTGCAATCGTTGAAAGATGTTCGTATTACGGGTGGAGGTTGTAATATAGATTTTGGCACCATTAAACCTGACTCTGTGGTTGAACGTTCCTTCCGAGTGAAACACGACGGTGAATTGAAATTTCATGCTGTTAATCACACTACGAACTATAACCAGATCATAAGTGATTACATCAGTAATGGCCTAGGTGGTAATTTAAAAGTTACGGTTAATCCTAATAACACTATTTTTGTGGCTCAGCGGAAAAATTAATATGTCCTATTCACCCACAACCTTCACTCCCCAATAATTTTCACTAAAACACGTTTGCGGCGGCGCCCATCGAATTCTCCATAAAAAATCTGTTCCCACGGTCCAAAATCCAATTTGCCTTGGGTAATGGCGACTACTACTTCGCGGCCCATGATTTGTCGTTTCAAATGAGCGTCGGCATTATCTTCACCGGTTTGATTGTGTAAATACTGAGTCGTTGGTGCATGTGGCGCGAGTTTTTCCAACCATTTTTCATAATCTTCATGCAACCCGCTTTCATCATCATTAATAAAAACTGAAGCCGTAATATGCATCGCATTCACCAAAACCAAACCCTCTTTCACCCTACTCTCGCGCAAACAAGCTTCCACTTGCGATGTGATATTAATCAACGCTCGTCTCGTTGGCGCTTCAAACCAAAGTTCTTTGCGATAGGATTTCAAACGATGAAAGAATAATTCAAAGAAAAATTGATTTCAAAAAGAAAACATTAAAAGCTAAAATAAATGGGATCATGATCCTAAGCTTTAAATGCAAAGAGACAGAAAAGATTTGGAATGAAAAGCTATCACTTCGTTTTCCAAGCCAAATTCAACGCGCAGCCTTAAAGAGGTTAATTCAATTAAATGCTGCTGCAGAGTTAAATGATTTAAAGCGCCCCCAGGAAATCGTTTGGAAGCTTTAAAAGGAGATCGTAAAGGAAGTTATAGCATCCGTGTTAATGATCAGTGGAGAATTTGTTTTCTCTGGACATCTCAGGGAGCTGACAAAGTTGAAATGGTAGATTATCATTAACAGTGAAATGGATTGACGGTAAGATCATAACGTGTAACGTTATAAGTATGAAGGCGCTTTCCTCTATCACCTCTGGAGAAATTCTCTGGGAAGATTATATGAAGCCGTTGGGATTAACCCAAAATGCCTTGGCGCGTGCGCTTGACGTTCCTCCTCGTCGCATTAATGAAATCGTTTTAAATCGTAGAAAAATTACTTTGGATACTTCGTTGCGTTTGGGTCGATTTTTTGGTCAGTCTCCTTTATTTTGGTTAAACATTCAAACGCAATGCGATTATCGCCAGGCGAAAGCTTTAGAAAAAAAGATTTCCAAAACAGTTATTCCTCTACAAATCGCTTAAAGTGCATTTTAAAAAGTGTTGTTACGAGATTAAGGAAGTTGCAACCGATAGATTAAAAAAAGTGTTTCATAACCTATTTAACGATCTTTCGTGTCATTCTCATCCCACCTCGGCGGGACGGGGATCAAGGGAAATAAAAAAATGGATTCCCGATCGAGCCGGGAATGACAAGAGGCTTTTCTTAGTTATATGAGAAATCATTGAAGTAA
Coding sequences within:
- a CDS encoding SdpI family protein, which encodes MNTPLFIVGVSNVFVALLCVATSIPLLKCRMRRNRWYGIRIRKAFVSEENWKMVNEYGARALIWWSIPVLLVGLFLSLAAFFINFSQTPNIIWFLTPTLLSVAFILGAIVQTLIWSRHLPDK
- a CDS encoding secondary thiamine-phosphate synthase enzyme YjbQ, which produces MKSYRKELWFEAPTRRALINITSQVEACLRESRVKEGLVLVNAMHITASVFINDDESGLHEDYEKWLEKLAPHAPTTQYLHNQTGEDNADAHLKRQIMGREVVVAITQGKLDFGPWEQIFYGEFDGRRRKRVLVKIIGE
- a CDS encoding HigA family addiction module antidote protein, producing the protein MKALSSITSGEILWEDYMKPLGLTQNALARALDVPPRRINEIVLNRRKITLDTSLRLGRFFGQSPLFWLNIQTQCDYRQAKALEKKISKTVIPLQIA